The following are encoded in a window of Cucurbita pepo subsp. pepo cultivar mu-cu-16 chromosome LG12, ASM280686v2, whole genome shotgun sequence genomic DNA:
- the LOC111807026 gene encoding scarecrow-like protein 27: MKAMPFPYPFDDLRSNGVLNFSSVSDSSPPPFRRHNHRQYWSSTDNTNLLKQICYVGAAEPTSVLDTRRSPSPPTSTSTLSSSLGGGCGGGGTASTDTTVAAPQSSLPENPSPLDKCGGGGGLGMDDWESVLPESPGQGPSILGLIMGDVEDPSLGLNKLLQSGGGGGGVGGGGGGGDSHLDLEFSGSFSGVDHGLVFEPNTLAGESIVDPSLQAPSYARLSAAVSNSNAMFSGVFQNQNQLSETVDEKPQIFNSPQVMMNQNQTQFTHNPPLFMPLPFASPGQDHHQNHHHFLGGVPPTKWFNSGPIPPNYPVKSPFLDSGQENINRRQQQQQQPQQVQLFPHQQQRPSMAALAKQKMVNEDIANQQLQQGISDQLFKAVELIETGNSVLAQGILARLNHQLSSPIGKPFQRAAFYFKEALQSLLQNPSNPSNPSPLSIIFKIAAYKSFSEVSPVLQFANFTSNQALLEAFNGSGRIHIIDFDIGYGGQWASLMQELALRGPPFLKITAFASTSTHDDFELGFTQENLKNFANDLNIGFELEIINIESLNSGSWPLALYVSENEAIAVNLPVGSLSLPMILRFIKHLNPKIVVSVDRGCSRVDAPFPHRVIHGLHSYSALLESMEAVTVNMDAQLKIERYLVQPCIEKVVTSSQCSNERLPPLKSMFLSSGFSPLTFSNFTESQAECLLQRTPVQGFHIDKRHSSLVLCWHRKELVSISAWRS, encoded by the coding sequence ATGAAGGCCATGCCCTTTCCTTACCCTTTTGATGACCTTCGTTCAAATggggttttgaatttttcctctgtttccgATTCTTCGCCGCCTCCCTTCCGCCGTCACAACCACCGTCAATACTGGAGTTCTACTGATAACACTAATCTGCTCAAACAGATTTGCTATGTGGGTGCTGCTGAACCCACCTCTGTTCTCGACACTAGAAGAAGCCCAAGCCCTCCCACTTCCACTTCCACACTGTCTTCCTCTCTCGGCGGCGGCTGCGGCGGTGGTGGTACTGCCTCCACCGACACTACCGTGGCGGCGCCGCAGTCTTCTCTCCCTGAAAACCCTTCTCCTTTAGATAAATGTGGCGGCGGAGGCGGCCTTGGAATGGATGATTGGGAGAGCGTTTTGCCGGAATCCCCTGGGCAAGGACCTTCCATTCTTGGGTTAATTATGGGCGATGTGGAAGACCCATCTCTTGGATTGAATAAACTCCTGCAGAGCGGCGGTGGGGGTGGCGgtgttggtggtggtggtggtggtggtgattcTCATCTGGACTTGGAATTCTCCGGGAGTTTTTCCGGTGTCGATCATGGGTTGGTGTTCGAACCCAATACTCTCGCCGGTGAGTCCATTGTCGACCCTTCTCTCCAAGCCCCATCTTATGCTAGACTTTCCGCCGCCGTGTCGAACTCGAACGCCATGTTTTCCGGCGTGTTTCAGAATCAAAATCAGCTGTCGGAAACCGTTGACGAGAAGCCACAGATTTTCAATTCTCCCCAAGTTATGatgaatcaaaatcaaacccaGTTcactcataatccacctctgTTTATGCCTCTTCCTTTTGCCTCTCCCGGCCAAGATCACCACCAGAACCACCACCACTTCCTCGGCGGTGTCCCGCCGACAAAATGGTTCAATTCCGGTCCGATTCCACCAAATTATCCTGTGAAATCACCATTTCTTGATTCGGGTCAAGAAAATATCAATCGCAgacagcaacaacaacaacagccCCAACAAGTTCAGTTGTTTCCTCATCAACAGCAGAGGCCATCCATGGCGGCCTTGGCCAAACAAAAAATGGTGAATGAAGACATAGCGAATCAACAACTCCAACAGGGCATCTCCGACCAGCTATTCAAGGCCGTAGAGCTGATCGAAACAGGCAATTCAGTTCTCGCGCAAGGGATATTGGCGCGGCTCAATCACCAGCTCTCTTCCCCTATTGGGAAGCCCTTTCAAAGGGCTGCTTTCTACTTCAAGGAGGCCTTGCAATCGCTCCTTCAAAACCCATCAAACCCCTCCAATCCTTCCCCTCTCAgcatcattttcaaaatcgCCGCCTACAAATCCTTCTCCGAAGTCTCCCCTGTTCTCCAATTTGCCAATTTCACCTCAAACCAAGCCCTCCTTGAGGCCTTTAACGGCTCCGGTCGGATTCACATCATCGACTTCGACATCGGCTACGGCGGTCAATGGGCTTCTCTAATGCAGGAGCTTGCCTTAAGAGGACCCCCATTTCTCAAAATCACTGCCTTTGCTTCCACTTCCACACACGACGATTTCGAGCTCGGTTTCACTCAAGAAAACCTCAAGAATTTCGCTAACGATCTCAACATTGGGTTCGAGCTCGAAATCATAAACATCGAGTCTCTCAATTCTGGTTCATGGCCTCTTGCTCTTTATGTCTCTGAAAACGAAGCCATTGCAGTGAATCTCCCCGTTGGTTCCCTTTCATTGCCAATGATCCTCCGTTTCATAAAGCATCTTAACCCGAAAATCGTAGTGTCTGTCGACCGAGGCTGCAGCCGGGTCGATGCGCCATTCCCCCACCGTGTTATCCACGGTCTGCACTCATACTCAGCGCTGCTCGAATCCATGGAAGCTGTAACAGTAAATATGGATGCCCAGCTGAAAATTGAAAGGTACTTGGTGCAGCCATGTATCGAAAAAGTGGTGACGAGTTCTCAATGTTCGAACGAGAGGCTGCCACCATTGAAATCAATGTTTTTGTCATCCGGGTTTTCGCCATTGACATTCAGTAACTTCACGGAGTCGCAGGCGGAGTGTCTGCTACAGAGGACGCCAGTTCAGGGGTTCCATATCGACAAGAGACACTCCTCGCTTGTTCTATGCTGGCACCGGAAGGAGCTCGTTTCAATCTCTGCTTGGAGGtcttga